The following proteins are co-located in the Halalkalicoccus subterraneus genome:
- a CDS encoding UbiD family decarboxylase: MTTFRDHLQALESDGDLLMVNDRVHWDEEAAVVAAEALKGGCGALKFVSTPGKVNLASGVYAGHAQIASRHHQPWCRLKNSLNRDGSDYIQLLKSLSRRDTRKLADVAVEDPIATIDPSLAPTSLGLPTIEPNGRQLITLGSLAVEHDGITSWAPVRGAIHRRSRLRLSIPKSFVEWCGDSRRTSVSLGVGAAPHVAALQGWTLDRTTPTVPEIAAALDGTAISDIDGRMVPTHAEVRIDGSIIDIDDGVGGPVAIWERGCEMAGITVEVETIATREDPVVPFVPLGEPLTDDLHLTALVEAAALYRRINGYWGVSPVSWIRLPVEGRLGLCLVSSEILYSGFEWQLANVLFSFSKYFDKVLILDEHTEPDDLARALDDMWVKAHPSNDWVFSEPNAPAASTPMYRSNGETGSRLYIDATWDPRWDEEYIAPRVTFENSYPQDVRKSACEKWAALELEEELNE, from the coding sequence ATGACAACGTTTCGCGACCACCTGCAGGCTCTCGAAAGTGACGGAGACCTGCTGATGGTGAACGATCGAGTCCACTGGGATGAGGAGGCAGCGGTCGTCGCTGCCGAAGCGCTTAAAGGCGGCTGTGGTGCCCTTAAATTTGTCTCTACACCTGGTAAGGTCAACTTGGCCAGCGGCGTGTACGCAGGTCACGCCCAGATTGCTAGTCGCCATCACCAACCGTGGTGCCGCCTTAAGAACTCGCTCAATCGTGATGGGAGCGATTACATACAACTCCTAAAATCACTCTCCCGACGAGACACGCGCAAACTCGCAGATGTCGCCGTTGAGGACCCGATCGCGACGATCGATCCCTCCCTCGCTCCAACCTCGCTAGGACTCCCAACTATTGAACCCAACGGGCGGCAGTTGATCACGCTCGGATCGCTCGCCGTTGAGCACGACGGAATCACTTCATGGGCACCGGTTCGTGGTGCGATCCACCGACGATCCCGGCTTCGCCTCTCGATCCCGAAGTCGTTCGTCGAGTGGTGTGGCGACAGCCGACGAACGAGCGTCTCGCTTGGCGTCGGCGCAGCCCCACACGTTGCCGCGCTACAGGGCTGGACGCTAGATCGAACGACGCCAACTGTCCCAGAGATAGCAGCCGCCCTCGACGGAACCGCCATCTCGGACATTGATGGACGGATGGTTCCTACGCACGCAGAAGTACGGATCGACGGTTCAATCATTGATATCGATGACGGGGTTGGCGGGCCAGTCGCGATCTGGGAGCGAGGCTGTGAGATGGCGGGTATAACCGTTGAAGTCGAGACCATTGCAACACGTGAGGACCCTGTTGTCCCGTTTGTTCCCCTTGGGGAACCCCTAACTGATGATCTCCATCTGACCGCGCTCGTTGAGGCTGCGGCTCTATACCGACGTATCAACGGCTACTGGGGAGTCTCGCCGGTGTCCTGGATTCGACTACCTGTCGAGGGACGGCTCGGACTCTGTCTTGTCTCTAGCGAAATCCTCTACTCGGGGTTCGAGTGGCAATTGGCAAACGTTTTATTCTCGTTCTCGAAATACTTTGATAAGGTATTGATACTGGATGAGCACACTGAACCTGACGACCTCGCGCGAGCGCTTGACGATATGTGGGTAAAAGCCCATCCAAGTAACGACTGGGTATTCAGTGAGCCCAACGCACCCGCTGCCAGTACTCCAATGTATCGCAGCAACGGAGAGACTGGATCGCGCCTCTACATCGATGCGACCTGGGATCCTCGCTGGGACGAGGAGTACATTGCCCCACGTGTGACATTCGAGAATTCGTATCCTCAGGACGTTCGGAAATCAGCCTGTGAGAAGTGGGCCGCTCTCGAGTTGGAGGAGGAGTTAAATGAGTGA
- a CDS encoding MBL fold metallo-hydrolase, with protein sequence MSEVIRISVGAGTAEGVNSAYHFPNRGVVIDPGPPTEAAWTALTDAIDSVKTVEHVLVTHWHSDHVGLACRLAEAADATLHMHLEDAPLVRDYAAARERRLDRDIETLQQWGVPKKQCKALREVDSPSQIPTTYPVTAHEDGETVAGIEVLHTPGHTLGHASFACEGTLLLGDLLLPTYTPNVGGSDTRTEDPLAAYLTSVDRVNARFDEGEPGHGTRMNVTKAVDEVKEHHRERAHAAFRALRTAEESTPWAVARHLFGEMNGIHIKFGAGEAAAHLNRLAVLGIVERQNGEPIRYRPLVEDYPSDLTLTP encoded by the coding sequence ATGAGTGAAGTAATCCGTATCTCGGTTGGGGCGGGTACGGCCGAAGGAGTCAACAGTGCTTACCACTTTCCCAACCGCGGTGTCGTCATCGATCCGGGGCCGCCGACCGAAGCAGCGTGGACGGCGCTCACCGACGCAATCGACTCCGTAAAAACAGTTGAGCATGTGCTCGTGACACACTGGCATTCAGACCACGTCGGCCTTGCGTGTCGCCTTGCCGAGGCGGCGGACGCAACGCTTCATATGCATCTGGAGGACGCACCTCTTGTCAGAGACTACGCAGCCGCACGCGAGCGCCGCCTTGATCGAGATATCGAGACACTCCAGCAGTGGGGTGTCCCGAAGAAACAATGTAAGGCACTGCGTGAAGTGGACTCGCCGTCCCAGATTCCTACGACGTACCCGGTTACGGCCCATGAGGACGGCGAGACTGTCGCCGGTATAGAAGTTCTCCACACGCCTGGCCACACACTGGGTCACGCTTCGTTCGCCTGCGAAGGGACGCTGCTACTTGGCGATCTCCTCCTTCCAACATACACGCCAAACGTCGGGGGGAGCGACACGCGTACTGAGGACCCACTGGCAGCATACCTCACCTCTGTTGATCGGGTGAATGCCCGCTTCGACGAGGGCGAACCCGGCCACGGGACAAGAATGAATGTGACAAAAGCAGTCGACGAAGTCAAAGAGCATCACCGTGAGCGCGCTCACGCGGCTTTCCGCGCGCTGCGAACCGCTGAGGAGTCAACGCCATGGGCCGTCGCACGCCACCTCTTCGGCGAGATGAACGGCATCCATATCAAGTTTGGTGCCGGCGAAGCTGCGGCACATCTCAATCGACTGGCTGTCCTCGGTATCGTCGAACGACAGAACGGAGAGCCGATACGCTACCGCCCGCTCGTCGAGGATTATCCGTCCGATCTGACCTTGACGCCGTAG
- a CDS encoding amidase — protein MKDIEPPAPDDLERYAAVHHIKLTETEREEFAAVAPGLLEAYERLEEIESSAPIVPAHADRANNVPTEDDDPLNAFVRRCSVSKNESGLLEGYDVGLKDSISLAGIEMTCGSALFSGYVPSTDATIATRLLKEGATITGKLNMENMAFSGSGEMSAHGPVPNPRDPEYLAGGSSSGSAAAVVSGDVDIAIGTDQAGSVRIPASWSGCVGHKPTYGLVPYTGIVGLGRSFDHAGPLARSVTDCARTLEAIAGADGLDPRQGAVPTESYSKALTSDPADLTIGVLKEGFDHAESEAGVDETVTAALEDLADTGAKLRDISVPMHRDGLAIWNGIANEETAATIAGEGIGHFGNGYYDTELMAAFGQARRERANEFPPTVKFVVALGEYLTEEYHGRYYAKAQNLSRDLATSYNAALAEVDVLAMPTTPQTAHKRLENPSRLQILERAVNMLANTSPFDVTGHPALSVPAGTSEGLPVGLMFVGEVFDDATVLQAGDAFERCRA, from the coding sequence ATGAAAGATATAGAACCACCGGCTCCAGACGATCTCGAACGGTACGCTGCTGTGCATCACATCAAACTCACCGAGACGGAACGTGAGGAATTCGCGGCCGTCGCACCCGGGCTACTAGAAGCATATGAACGACTCGAAGAAATCGAATCATCGGCTCCGATAGTGCCCGCCCACGCAGATCGAGCCAACAATGTCCCGACTGAAGATGACGATCCATTAAACGCCTTTGTCCGGCGCTGTTCAGTTTCGAAAAACGAGTCGGGACTCCTCGAAGGGTACGACGTCGGGTTGAAGGACAGTATCTCTCTGGCCGGCATTGAGATGACCTGCGGTTCGGCCCTATTCTCGGGATACGTTCCTTCCACCGACGCAACGATCGCGACGCGATTGCTCAAGGAGGGTGCAACGATCACGGGGAAGCTCAACATGGAAAACATGGCCTTCTCGGGCAGTGGAGAAATGTCCGCCCACGGCCCTGTACCGAACCCGCGAGACCCCGAGTACCTCGCCGGGGGTTCTTCAAGCGGATCAGCCGCCGCAGTCGTCAGCGGTGACGTCGACATCGCCATCGGTACCGACCAGGCCGGCTCTGTCCGAATTCCAGCCTCCTGGAGCGGTTGCGTCGGGCACAAACCAACTTATGGACTTGTCCCCTACACAGGAATCGTTGGGCTCGGTCGCTCATTCGACCACGCCGGTCCCCTCGCGCGCTCAGTGACAGACTGTGCCCGTACGCTCGAAGCGATCGCCGGCGCAGATGGGTTGGATCCGCGCCAGGGGGCCGTCCCTACTGAATCCTATAGCAAGGCCCTCACGTCCGACCCCGCCGATCTCACGATCGGCGTCCTCAAGGAGGGGTTCGACCATGCCGAGAGCGAGGCTGGGGTCGATGAGACCGTTACCGCTGCACTCGAAGACCTCGCTGACACGGGCGCCAAACTCCGAGACATATCGGTGCCAATGCACCGTGACGGGCTCGCGATCTGGAACGGAATCGCAAACGAGGAAACGGCCGCGACTATCGCCGGAGAGGGAATCGGCCACTTCGGCAACGGTTACTACGATACTGAACTGATGGCGGCGTTCGGCCAGGCACGTCGGGAGCGCGCCAATGAGTTCCCGCCAACGGTCAAATTCGTGGTGGCTCTCGGAGAGTACCTCACTGAGGAATACCACGGGCGTTATTACGCGAAAGCCCAGAATCTCTCGCGGGATCTCGCTACGTCCTACAACGCGGCGCTCGCCGAGGTCGACGTTCTTGCGATGCCGACAACGCCCCAGACTGCCCACAAGCGCCTTGAGAACCCCTCACGACTCCAGATTCTCGAACGGGCAGTGAACATGCTCGCCAATACATCTCCATTCGATGTCACCGGACATCCCGCGCTCTCAGTTCCTGCGGGGACAAGCGAGGGACTGCCGGTCGGATTGATGTTCGTCGGTGAGGTGTTTGATGATGCAACGGTACTGCAAGCCGGAGATGCGTTTGAACGGTGCCGAGCCTGA
- a CDS encoding zinc ribbon domain-containing protein: MRGIDAAGVYLPRFRLPTEETAAAWGHADAGGIDQKAVPAADEDTLTMAVAAAERALENAAVDRSAIDLVAAATTTPPMAEGDFLSRFVRMVALPNDAAGSISTQHTAAGGEALARALDTDGPALVVAADCPEGDPADADHPLGAGAAAFVVDDNATVPVRDVAWHNDETPGIRFRPRGEREVASLDITTYERTAVREAVTEAVSALAGDTTEATAAALHQRDGKFPYRVAGDLPLSNEAVAIGTVVDRIGDAGVATVPIGLLVALSEASEGGMTIGGFFGGGSAVAFSLEGSLPVRGIDDLEAGESIEYTAYLRKRGYVVDSEVAGGGANVSLPNWQKSLDQRYRLVAGQCPNCGGVTFPPRGACQECHSRVEFERIEAARDGVIEALTVIGQGGAPPEFAELQKREGAYAVAIVALEAGDGEATLPAQLADVDPEAVVVGDEVRTTIRQIYAQEGVPRYGVKFKPTG, translated from the coding sequence ATGAGGGGAATCGACGCCGCTGGGGTCTACCTCCCTCGGTTCCGGTTGCCGACCGAGGAGACGGCCGCGGCGTGGGGTCATGCTGACGCGGGCGGGATCGATCAAAAGGCGGTCCCTGCGGCTGATGAGGACACATTGACGATGGCCGTTGCGGCGGCCGAACGTGCCCTTGAAAACGCAGCTGTTGACCGTTCAGCGATCGACCTCGTAGCGGCGGCGACGACGACTCCGCCTATGGCCGAAGGCGACTTCCTCTCTCGGTTCGTCCGAATGGTCGCACTTCCAAATGACGCTGCGGGCTCTATTTCGACCCAGCACACCGCTGCTGGCGGTGAGGCACTTGCACGCGCGCTTGATACCGACGGGCCAGCGCTGGTCGTCGCCGCTGACTGTCCGGAGGGAGACCCCGCCGATGCCGACCACCCACTGGGTGCCGGCGCAGCCGCCTTCGTGGTCGACGACAACGCAACCGTCCCCGTCCGAGATGTCGCTTGGCATAATGACGAAACTCCGGGAATTCGATTTCGGCCTCGAGGCGAGCGCGAGGTTGCTTCGCTCGATATTACGACCTACGAGCGAACCGCGGTCCGCGAGGCTGTAACCGAGGCGGTATCAGCCTTGGCAGGCGATACGACCGAAGCGACCGCCGCAGCGCTTCACCAACGTGACGGGAAATTCCCTTACCGGGTCGCGGGCGACCTGCCTCTCTCGAATGAGGCTGTAGCAATTGGGACCGTAGTTGACCGGATCGGAGACGCTGGGGTCGCGACGGTCCCCATCGGTCTGCTTGTAGCGCTTTCAGAGGCAAGCGAGGGCGGCATGACCATCGGCGGTTTCTTTGGCGGTGGCAGTGCGGTCGCGTTCAGTCTTGAAGGAAGCCTCCCGGTTAGAGGGATCGATGATCTTGAGGCCGGAGAGTCAATAGAGTACACAGCCTACCTTCGCAAACGTGGCTACGTCGTCGATAGCGAAGTCGCTGGCGGCGGTGCGAACGTCAGTCTCCCGAACTGGCAAAAATCACTCGATCAGCGCTATCGGCTTGTCGCTGGCCAGTGTCCCAACTGCGGCGGAGTCACGTTCCCGCCACGGGGGGCTTGCCAAGAGTGCCACTCGCGGGTCGAATTCGAGCGGATTGAGGCTGCCCGAGATGGGGTGATCGAAGCGCTAACGGTCATCGGCCAGGGCGGTGCCCCACCAGAGTTCGCCGAATTACAGAAACGCGAGGGTGCGTACGCGGTCGCTATTGTCGCGCTGGAAGCCGGCGACGGCGAGGCGACACTGCCGGCACAGTTGGCCGACGTCGATCCCGAGGCAGTCGTGGTCGGCGACGAGGTCCGGACAACGATCCGGCAGATTTACGCACAAGAGGGTGTGCCACGCTACGGCGTCAAGTTTAAACCGACCGGATAA
- a CDS encoding thiolase C-terminal domain-containing protein, translating to MRDAYVIGAGQSSFGSFPEETYLSLFENAFETALESSEGNLSTGAIDEAYLGTLGVGGRQIGLSGPAVTEHIGLHGVPTTRVENACAASGYAFRQAVTAVRSGMVDVALAGGYEVMTDTSGDQTKWWLGVSGETEWERISGTTFAGVYAQMASAHMDAYDTTVEDLSRVAVKNHANGAKNPKAHLGFECTLDDAVSAPSVADPLNLYHCCPTTDGASAVLVASEEVARKHGEDLIRVAGAGASSGRVGLFQRETLTSIPASVRAGEAAYKEAEIGPEDLDFAEVHDCFAIAELLAYEDLSFCERGEAGRLLREGITDSDGELPTNTSGGLKSKGHPIGATGTGQIVEAFDQFRGEAHVQVEEPQYGLTHNVGGSGGGVTVHVFEREEAA from the coding sequence ATGCGAGATGCATACGTGATCGGAGCCGGACAGTCGTCATTCGGTTCCTTCCCCGAGGAGACTTACCTCTCGCTGTTCGAGAATGCCTTCGAAACAGCGCTCGAGAGCAGCGAGGGCAATCTCTCGACAGGAGCGATCGACGAGGCGTACCTAGGGACACTTGGCGTCGGGGGCCGACAGATCGGTCTCTCGGGACCGGCGGTAACCGAGCATATCGGCTTACATGGCGTTCCAACTACACGAGTTGAAAACGCCTGTGCGGCCAGCGGCTACGCGTTTCGTCAAGCCGTTACTGCTGTTCGCTCAGGTATGGTTGACGTGGCGTTGGCGGGCGGGTACGAGGTAATGACTGACACAAGTGGCGACCAGACAAAGTGGTGGCTCGGCGTCAGTGGCGAGACAGAGTGGGAACGCATTAGCGGGACCACTTTTGCCGGCGTCTACGCTCAGATGGCAAGCGCCCATATGGATGCGTACGACACGACCGTTGAAGACCTCTCGCGGGTCGCAGTCAAGAACCACGCGAATGGAGCAAAGAACCCCAAGGCGCACCTTGGATTCGAGTGCACACTCGACGACGCCGTTTCGGCGCCATCGGTTGCTGACCCACTCAATCTGTATCATTGCTGTCCAACCACAGACGGCGCGAGCGCGGTGCTGGTCGCGAGCGAGGAGGTTGCCCGCAAGCACGGTGAGGACTTGATCCGTGTCGCGGGCGCGGGCGCCTCAAGCGGGCGGGTAGGCCTCTTCCAACGTGAAACGCTCACGAGTATCCCCGCAAGCGTCCGGGCTGGTGAGGCCGCCTACAAGGAGGCCGAGATCGGCCCGGAGGACCTCGACTTCGCGGAGGTCCACGACTGCTTTGCTATTGCCGAACTGCTCGCCTACGAGGATTTGAGCTTCTGCGAGCGCGGTGAGGCCGGACGGCTCCTTCGGGAAGGGATCACCGATTCCGATGGCGAATTGCCGACCAACACAAGCGGCGGACTCAAATCGAAGGGCCACCCAATTGGCGCTACGGGCACTGGGCAGATTGTTGAGGCGTTCGATCAGTTCCGGGGCGAGGCCCACGTGCAAGTCGAGGAGCCCCAATACGGACTAACACACAATGTCGGCGGATCCGGCGGCGGGGTAACCGTTCACGTCTTCGAGCGGGAGGAGGCAGCATGA
- a CDS encoding zinc-binding dehydrogenase: MFFGQSSFGIHALATERNIVLDGDDVSLELLGPLGCGIQTDASAVINTLDPQAASSIVVFETGSAGLSAVMAADLKDYTDILAVDLIESRRGAALKLGATHAIDPDVVDNTVDAVHDHLGGGTDYNVETTANTTVLRQAVDCLRQNADCTVVGAPLLGTEVSLDLNNVLLGRNVKRVIEGNSTPDLFISDLIDLYRAGKFPFDELVTYYDFEEIERAVEEQEAGKVVKPVLRVTEP, from the coding sequence ATGTTCTTCGGCCAGTCCTCCTTCGGGATCCACGCGCTGGCCACCGAGCGAAACATCGTTCTTGACGGGGACGATGTTTCGCTCGAACTTCTGGGCCCGCTCGGGTGTGGTATCCAGACGGATGCGAGCGCCGTCATCAATACTCTTGATCCGCAGGCGGCCTCCTCTATCGTCGTCTTCGAGACCGGGTCAGCCGGGCTGAGCGCGGTCATGGCCGCGGACCTGAAGGACTATACGGACATACTCGCCGTCGACCTCATAGAGTCTCGTCGCGGGGCAGCGCTCAAGTTGGGTGCGACTCACGCCATCGATCCCGACGTCGTCGACAATACGGTCGACGCCGTCCACGACCACCTCGGTGGGGGCACCGACTACAACGTCGAGACGACGGCCAACACGACCGTTCTCCGGCAGGCGGTCGACTGCCTGCGACAGAACGCCGACTGTACGGTCGTTGGCGCCCCACTGCTGGGGACCGAGGTGAGTCTCGACTTGAACAACGTCCTGCTCGGCCGTAACGTCAAGAGAGTTATCGAGGGCAACTCCACGCCGGACCTGTTCATCTCTGACCTGATCGACCTCTATCGTGCCGGGAAGTTCCCGTTCGACGAACTCGTCACCTACTATGACTTCGAGGAGATCGAGCGAGCGGTCGAAGAACAGGAGGCCGGTAAGGTGGTCAAGCCGGTCCTCCGGGTGACCGAACCATAG
- a CDS encoding alcohol dehydrogenase catalytic domain-containing protein, which produces MSHVHHSQRAVLPDSAASGTGHEGPGVVEGIGEDVTEVNPGDRVVLTFDYGGNCLN; this is translated from the coding sequence GTGTCACACGTACATCACAGTCAGAGAGCAGTACTACCCGACTCCGCTGCCAGCGGTACCGGCCACGAGGGACCGGGTGTTGTCGAGGGAATCGGGGAGGATGTCACAGAAGTGAATCCCGGCGACAGGGTCGTTCTCACGTTCGACTACGGCGGGAACTGCCTAAACTGA
- a CDS encoding aldehyde dehydrogenase family protein, translating into MSYSGPTDLFIDGEWTSSESGETLVTEDPATEEPYAEVAEATTEDIDRAVSAAERAVGREVEWRSLAPRERGARLYAMADAIEERKDEIIRVESRDNGKTPFEATLDVDMVIDTFRYYAGWTDKIQGNEVPVPGDRLNYTVREPLGVTGHVIPWNYPFQLAGRSLAPALACGNTAVLKPSSTTPLSALYYAIAAEEADLPDGVLNVVPGRGSTAGNRLAEHPDVDHVAFTGSTGVGKAVMEHASRNVTSVTLELGGKGPNLVFPDADLDAAAGGVHYGIFMNAGQMCWAGSRLLVHEDVHDEVVDRVVERAKSTPLGSGIDDDGRMGPTVSESQQQEVLEYIETGKNEGATVATGGNIPSEKDVGHFVEPTVFTDVTNDMTIAREEIFGPVLSVIEFADREEAIEIANDSPYGLMAGIWTTDLKTAHSVADYLDYGMVSVNEFPVTQPQTPFGGFEQSGLGREQGTEAIHEYTQTKNVNVNLE; encoded by the coding sequence ATGAGCTATTCCGGTCCGACAGACCTGTTTATCGACGGCGAGTGGACAAGTTCCGAGAGCGGCGAGACGCTCGTCACAGAAGATCCAGCGACCGAGGAACCCTACGCGGAGGTCGCAGAAGCCACGACGGAGGACATCGACCGCGCCGTCTCAGCCGCGGAGAGAGCGGTCGGGCGCGAGGTGGAGTGGCGATCACTGGCCCCCCGGGAGCGTGGCGCACGGCTGTACGCCATGGCCGACGCGATCGAGGAACGAAAGGACGAGATCATCCGTGTCGAATCTCGAGACAACGGCAAGACTCCCTTCGAGGCGACCCTGGATGTCGACATGGTAATCGACACCTTCCGGTACTACGCCGGTTGGACCGACAAGATCCAGGGCAACGAGGTGCCGGTCCCCGGCGACAGGCTGAACTACACGGTTCGCGAGCCGCTCGGCGTCACCGGCCACGTAATCCCATGGAACTACCCGTTCCAGCTCGCCGGCCGAAGCCTCGCGCCAGCGCTGGCCTGCGGGAACACGGCCGTCCTAAAACCCTCCAGTACGACGCCCCTGTCGGCGCTATACTACGCGATCGCGGCGGAGGAAGCGGACCTGCCCGACGGTGTCTTGAACGTCGTCCCCGGACGGGGGAGCACCGCCGGGAACCGCCTCGCCGAACACCCGGACGTCGATCACGTCGCGTTCACGGGCAGCACGGGCGTCGGCAAGGCCGTTATGGAGCACGCCTCGCGAAACGTCACGAGCGTCACGCTCGAACTCGGGGGGAAGGGGCCGAACCTCGTCTTCCCGGACGCCGACCTCGACGCCGCTGCCGGAGGGGTCCACTACGGCATCTTCATGAACGCCGGCCAGATGTGCTGGGCGGGGTCACGCCTGCTCGTCCACGAAGACGTCCACGACGAGGTGGTCGATCGAGTCGTCGAACGGGCTAAATCGACGCCGCTTGGAAGCGGGATTGACGACGACGGCCGAATGGGACCAACTGTCAGCGAAAGCCAACAGCAGGAGGTGCTCGAGTACATCGAGACGGGCAAAAACGAGGGTGCAACGGTCGCGACCGGCGGCAATATTCCCTCCGAGAAGGATGTCGGCCACTTTGTCGAGCCGACCGTGTTCACTGATGTTACCAATGATATGACGATCGCCCGTGAGGAGATCTTCGGACCCGTGCTGTCGGTGATTGAGTTCGCCGACCGTGAGGAGGCCATCGAGATCGCCAACGATTCTCCCTACGGATTGATGGCCGGAATTTGGACTACAGACCTGAAGACGGCCCACTCGGTCGCCGATTATCTCGATTACGGGATGGTGAGCGTCAACGAATTTCCAGTTACCCAGCCTCAGACGCCCTTTGGCGGATTCGAGCAGAGCGGCCTCGGACGGGAGCAGGGTACCGAAGCCATCCACGAGTACACCCAGACAAAGAACGTCAACGTCAATCTTGAGTAG
- a CDS encoding acyl-CoA dehydrogenase family protein, translating into MTLIESALSEEHREIRDRSAAFAADVVEPEAERIEQDDEFPREVIEQAGEYGLLGIMVPEKYGGEGSDFLSYCLAVERIAEASGAVAETIQGHTFAALPILNFGTEKQKSEYLEPMVRGEHVGAMLLTEPSAGSSPTELETVAEADDGGYSIAGEKSFGTNAGVADIHLVVARKRPAPEEGHGVSVFLVPAVDDQEGFTFEREMFMGMRGHVTGDSTFDDVHVSENALLGEIGRGFRIAMGTIDMARTGLGAIGIGIARAALDEAIDYAGTREQGGQAVGQYQAVQVLVADMDAQLDGARHLVYDSAKSITDGQGDTRKSSKAKFVSSEAAEFITRNAIQVYGGKGYRKDLPLERYYRDAKILSIIGGTNEIQRTTVASEVLNL; encoded by the coding sequence ATGACCCTCATCGAGAGCGCGCTCTCCGAGGAGCACCGCGAAATCCGAGACCGGTCGGCGGCCTTCGCCGCCGACGTCGTCGAACCGGAGGCAGAACGCATCGAGCAGGACGATGAGTTCCCTCGCGAAGTGATCGAACAGGCGGGCGAATACGGTCTCCTGGGGATCATGGTTCCCGAAAAGTACGGCGGCGAGGGGTCGGACTTCCTCTCGTACTGCCTGGCTGTCGAGCGGATCGCCGAGGCAAGCGGCGCGGTCGCCGAGACGATCCAGGGCCACACGTTCGCAGCGCTCCCGATCTTGAACTTCGGCACCGAGAAACAGAAATCCGAGTACCTCGAACCAATGGTCCGTGGAGAGCATGTCGGCGCGATGCTGTTGACCGAGCCTAGCGCAGGCAGTTCGCCGACGGAACTCGAGACGGTCGCCGAGGCCGACGACGGGGGCTACTCGATCGCCGGCGAGAAGTCCTTCGGGACGAATGCCGGCGTCGCAGATATCCACCTCGTCGTCGCGCGTAAGCGCCCTGCGCCCGAGGAGGGTCACGGTGTGAGTGTCTTTCTTGTTCCTGCCGTCGATGATCAGGAGGGATTCACCTTCGAACGCGAGATGTTTATGGGGATGCGTGGCCATGTCACTGGCGACTCAACGTTTGATGACGTCCACGTGAGCGAGAATGCACTGCTGGGCGAGATAGGTAGGGGCTTTCGGATCGCAATGGGAACTATCGACATGGCCCGAACAGGATTGGGCGCTATCGGGATAGGTATTGCCCGCGCTGCGTTAGATGAGGCAATCGACTACGCTGGCACGCGTGAGCAAGGTGGCCAGGCAGTCGGCCAGTACCAGGCAGTGCAGGTACTCGTCGCCGATATGGATGCTCAACTAGACGGGGCGCGCCACCTTGTCTACGATTCGGCAAAGTCGATCACTGACGGTCAGGGCGACACACGCAAGTCGAGTAAGGCGAAGTTCGTCTCGAGCGAGGCTGCTGAGTTCATTACTCGTAACGCAATCCAAGTCTATGGCGGGAAAGGCTATCGAAAGGATCTGCCGCTTGAGCGCTACTACCGAGATGCGAAGATACTGAGTATCATTGGCGGAACAAACGAGATTCAGCGAACAACCGTTGCAAGTGAAGTGCTGAATCTCTAG
- a CDS encoding enoyl-CoA hydratase/isomerase family protein, which yields MQAFSELDLEFFQTDLEDHVGTIRIDRPPANAHNIDVLLELQRAVETVRFDEDVRAVLFGSANEKFFSTGFDIKALQEESGKQVGYASQTSKEIIMKMRTTDTIFIAVVDGHCMGGGLELALACDFRYVGNDDNYNVGMPEIHLGLIAGEAGTQLLPRYIDRSTALKMMITGETISPEEATDRGIFDELHPAGEVEDAAREFAQQIAQKSHMAVGHNKLAVNEGLEMPLWDALSHERELQNRLLGSDVEKEGVNAFLGDHEADFLAVELGEKEPGEPSDD from the coding sequence ATGCAAGCGTTTAGCGAGCTAGACCTGGAATTCTTCCAGACAGACTTAGAGGATCATGTCGGAACCATCCGTATCGATCGACCACCGGCTAACGCCCATAATATCGACGTTCTCCTTGAATTGCAGCGAGCCGTCGAGACAGTCCGATTTGATGAAGATGTCCGAGCCGTTCTGTTCGGAAGTGCTAACGAGAAGTTCTTCTCAACGGGCTTTGATATCAAAGCACTTCAGGAGGAATCGGGTAAACAAGTAGGCTATGCAAGCCAGACGAGCAAAGAGATCATCATGAAGATGCGGACGACCGATACCATCTTCATTGCGGTAGTGGATGGTCACTGTATGGGTGGTGGGTTAGAACTCGCGCTGGCCTGTGACTTCCGATATGTCGGTAATGATGATAATTACAACGTTGGCATGCCAGAGATTCACCTCGGTCTCATCGCTGGTGAGGCGGGAACACAACTGCTTCCCCGCTATATCGATCGGTCCACCGCACTCAAAATGATGATTACTGGTGAGACAATCTCACCGGAAGAAGCGACTGATCGCGGCATCTTCGACGAGCTCCACCCTGCTGGAGAGGTTGAAGACGCCGCCCGCGAGTTCGCCCAGCAAATCGCCCAGAAGTCCCACATGGCTGTTGGCCATAACAAACTGGCTGTCAACGAGGGCCTCGAAATGCCCCTTTGGGATGCTCTCTCCCACGAGCGCGAACTCCAAAATCGTCTGCTCGGCTCCGACGTGGAGAAAGAAGGTGTTAACGCATTTCTCGGAGATCACGAAGCAGACTTCCTGGCCGTCGAACTCGGCGAGAAAGAACCTGGCGAACCAAGCGACGACTAG